One Primulina huaijiensis isolate GDHJ02 chromosome 5, ASM1229523v2, whole genome shotgun sequence DNA segment encodes these proteins:
- the LOC140976472 gene encoding uncharacterized protein isoform X2 yields MASTLLATTAITLSSLISVYVSNKSTSSLKSIHGNSSSIMSSVKFSAILVCFLFAFFCNVQSIRYYAHVSFLVSVPPASTDSKDSIEYVEMNLNKGSFFWSLGLRAFYLSFPLFLWVFGPIPMFVCCCVMSLLLYFLDTTTKFTRNLYTHSVREDTNGEDVESAVFRT; encoded by the coding sequence ATGGCGTCCACCCTTTTGGCGACGACGGCCATCACTCTCAGCTCATTGATCAGTGTGTATGTCAGCAACAAATCAACCTCTTCTCTAAAGTCGATACATGGAAATAGCTCTTCCATAATGTCTTCTGTCAAGTTCTCCGCTATATTAGTGTGCTTTCTTTTTGCATTTTTTTGCAACGTGCAGTCTATAAGGTACTATGCCCATGTTAGCTTTCTGGTATCCGTGCCCCCGGCGTCTACAGACAGTAAAGATTCTATCGAATATGTCGAAATGAACTTGAACAAAGGTTCTTTCTTTTGGTCACTTGGACTCCGAGCATTTTACTTGTCGTTCCCTCTCTTTCTCTGGGTTTTCGGGCCTATACCTATGTTCGTTTGCTGCTGCGTGATGTCTCTTCTTCTCTATTTTCTGGACACTACCACAAAATTTACAAGGAATCTGTATACACACTCTGTTAGGGAGGATACGAATGGTGAAGATGTGGAGTCTGCTGTTTTTCGGACATGA